A single region of the Ziziphus jujuba cultivar Dongzao chromosome 10, ASM3175591v1 genome encodes:
- the LOC107410451 gene encoding retrovirus-related Pol polyprotein from transposon TNT 1-94 produces the protein MSMEESSSGAMVKLTATNYTLWRPRMEDLLNCKDLFDPIEAKGENPDPSKVAEWKKLNKKTIGQIRQWIDHSVFHHVAKETDAYALWTKLEDMYQAKTARNKALLLKRLVHLTLQSGTSVAEHTSEFQSLVNQLSAVDYQLGDEDQALLLLSSLPDSWETLVVSLSNSAPNGKLTMAMVKDALFNEEARRKDIGMDQSHALVTERGRQQRGGRDRGRGRSKSRGRSTDGRKSSYKCYHCGLEGHMKKNCRKLLREQRLQGNQPKKDGETLVTCTGEVALCSTEEETCLHISTQDVEWVVDTAASYHVTPHRDFFKTYKAGDFGTVKMGNSSFAKIMGTGDIQIKTNVGCTITLKDVRHVPDLRLNLLSGVALDKQGYDNYFSKGTWKMTKGAIVVARGHICGTLYKTHVKICADSLNIAEGEASQNLWHQRLGHMSEKGLSTLARKKLITVCKDAVLDPCNHCLFGKQHRVSFSSSASRKSELLSLVHSDVCGPMEVESLGGNKYFLTFIDDASRKVWVYFLKTKDQVLDYFKLFHTMVERETGKKLKCLRSDNGGEYTSKEFDAYCRRHGIRHEKTVPRTPQHNGIAERMNRTIMEKVRSMLSMAKLPKPFWGEAVRAACYLINRSPSVPLNFEIPEKMWSGKIPSYSHLRVFGCIAYVHVSKELRQKLDARSTPCIFIGYGDEEFGYRLWDPKTKKVIRSRDVVFQENQKMEDIEKPRMSPNYSSSAENFCPNPAPAQIATEDNEVHEDIPEADQEEEGDNEQGETQSSQAAAGPSQRSDDGTPPETSGLQVRRSERGRIPSKRFPESEYILLTEEGEPESFQEAVSHQEKEKWLQAMQDEMESLQKNHTYELVELPTGKKALKNKWVFKLKKDGSGRVVKHKARLVVKGFLQKKGIDFDEIFSPVVKMTSIRVIFGLVASLNLELEQMDVKTAFLHGDLHEEIYMEQPEGFEVSGKENLICKLKKSLYGLKQAPRQWYKKFDSFMVSQGYKRTAADQCVYIQKFSGGNFIALLLYVDDMLIVGQDAMKNSKLKKELSKSFDMKDLGPAQQILGMQIIRDRKNRRLWLSQEKYVERVIKRFNMDKAKPVSIPLANHFKLSKRLCPSSKEEIEEMASVPYSSAVGSLMYAMVCTRPDIAHAVAVVSRFLSNPGKKHWEAVKWILRYLKGTSKLCLCYGGGDPILEGYTDADMAGDPDNRKSTSGYLYTFAGGAVSWQSRLQKCVALSTTEAEYIAAAEAGKEMLWLKRFLTELGIKQEDYKIHCDNQSAMDLSKNSMYHSRTKHIDIRYHWIREVIDQQLLKLIKIHTKENPADMLTKVVAQEKLKLCRDIAGIDGR, from the coding sequence atgtcaatggaagaatcatcttcgggagctatggttaagctcactgccacaaattatacactttggagacctcggatggaagatctcctcaattgtaaggatctgtttgatcctatagaagctaaaggcgaaaaccccgatcccagcaaagtagcagaatggaagaaattaaacaagaaaacgatcggtcagatcaggcaatggatcgaccacagtgtcttccatcatgtagcgaaggaaacggatgcatatgccctctggacaaaattggaggacatgtaccaggccaagactgctcggaacaaagccctgttgcttaagcgattggtacatctcacattacagagtggaacttctgtagccgagcataccagtgagttccagagcttggtaaatcaactatctgctgtggattaccaactaggggatgaggatcaggccctcctacttctaagctctcttccagacagttgggagacattggtagtctctctcagcaattcggccccgaatggcaaacttactatggctatggttaaggatgccctatttaatgaagaggccaggagaaaggacattggcatggatcagtcacatgccctcgtcacagagagaggaagacagcaaagaggtggtcgagatagggggagaggcaggagcaagagcagaggcagatctacagacggcagaaaatcatcgtataagtgctatcattgtggcctggagggtcacatgaagaagaactgcagaaagttgttgagagagcagagactccaaggtaatcagccgaagaaggatggagagacactagtcacttgtacaggagaagtggcgctctgctccaccgaagaagagacatgccttcatatatcaacccaagatgttgagtgggtagtcgatactgcagcatcctaccatgtcactccacatagagatttcttcaaaacgtacaaagcaggagactttggtacggtaaagatgggaaattccagtttcgcaaagattatgggaactggtgatattcagataaaaacgaatgttggttgtacaattactttgaaggatgtccgtcatgttccagatcttcggcttaatctactttcgggagtagccttagacaagcaaggctatgacaactatttcagcaaaggcacatggaaaatgacgaaaggtgccatagttgtcgcccgaggacatatttgtggaacgttgtacaagactcatgtgaagatatgtgcagacagcctcaatattgcagaaggagaggcgtctcaaaatctgtggcaccagagactcggtcacatgagtgaaaaaggattgtccactttggcaagaaagaagcttatcactgtttgcaaggatgctgtgctagatccttgtaatcactgcttgtttggtaagcaacatagagtctccttcagttcctctgcatcgagaaaatcagagttgcttagtctggtgcactctgatgtttgtggtcccatggaggtggaatcattaggtggcaacaagtatttcctgaccttcattgatgatgcttcacggaaggtgtgggtatatttcttgaagacaaaggaccaggtattggattacttcaaactgtttcataccatggtagagcgtgaaacaggaaagaagctgaaatgtctccgctcagataatggaggcgagtatacttccaaggagttcgatgcctactgcagaagacacggcattcgacatgagaagacggtccctcgtaccccacaacataatggaatagccgaaagaatgaaccgaaccattatggaaaaggtcagaagtatgctcagtatggctaagctgccaaagccattctggggagaagctgttcgtgccgcctgctatttaatcaacagatcaccgtcagtaccgttgaattttgaaattccggagaaaatgtggtcgggtaagattccctcctactctcatttaagagtgtttggttgtatagcttatgtacatgtatccaaggagctcagacagaagctcgatgcaagatctactccatgcatctttataggatatggagacgaagaattcggatacaggttatgggacccgaaaaccaagaaggttattagaagcagggatgtagtattccaagaaaaccagaaaatggaagacattgaaaagcccagaatgtctcctaattatagttctagtgccgagaatttttgtcctaatccagcaccagcacaaatagccacagaggataatgaggtgcatgaagatataccagaagcagaccaggaggaagaaggggataatgagcagggggagactcaatcctctcaagcagctgcagggccatcacagcggtcagatgatggtacacctcctgaaaccagtggtttacaagttcggagatctgagcgaggccgaattccatcaaagagatttccagaatctgagtatattctgcttactgaagagggggagccagagagtttccaggaagctgtttctcatcaagagaaggaaaagtggctgcaagcaatgcaagatgagatggaatccttgcagaaaaatcatacttatgagttggttgagcttccaacaggaaagaaggcactaaagaataaatgggtgttcaagctcaagaaagatggcagcggaagggtggtgaaacacaaagcccgattggtggtcaaaggatttcttcagaagaaaggaattgactttgatgagattttttcaccagtggtaaaaatgacttcaattcgagtcatttttggtttagtagcaagtctaaacctagagcttgagcagatggatgtgaagacagcatttcttcacggtgatttacatgaagaaatctacatggagcagccagaaggatttgaggtttcagggaaagaaaacctcatatgcaagctaaagaagagcttgtatggcctcaagcaagcaccaagacaatggtacaagaagtttgactcgtttatggtgagtcaaggttataaaaggactgcagcagaccagtgtgtttatattcaaaaattttcaggtggaaacttcattgcacttttgctatatgtggacgacatgttgatcgttggacaagatgcaatgaagaatagtaagctgaagaaagaattgtctaagtcctttgatatgaaagacttaggaccagctcaacaaattttgggaatgcaaataatccgagacaggaagaatagaaggttatggctatctcaagagaagtatgttgaacgggtgataaagagattcaacatggataaagccaaaccggtcagcattccacttgcaaatcattttaagttgagtaagagattgtgcccctcatccaaagaagagatagaggagatggcttcagtaccatattcttcagcggtaggaagtctgatgtatgcaatggtgtgtaccagaccagacattgctcatgcagtagctgttgtgagcagatttctttcaaatcctggaaagaaacactgggaagcagtcaaatggattctcaggtatcttaaaggtacatcgaagctgtgcttgtgctacgggggaggtgatccaatcttagaaggctatacagatgcagatatggccggagaccctgataatagaaaatctacatcaggttatctctacacttttgcagggggagctgtgtcatggcagtcaagattgcagaagtgtgttgctttatccactactgaagcagagtacattgccgcagcggaagcgggtaaggaaatgttgtggttaaagcgttttctcacagaattgggcatcaagcaagaagactacaagatacattgtgataaccaaagtgccatggatttgagcaaaaactcaatgtatcattcccgtacaaagcacattgacatccgctatcattggatacgcgaagtaatagatcaacagttgctgaaactaataaagatccacacaaaagagaatccagcagatatgctaacaaaagttgttgctcaagagaagctgaagctatgcagagacatagctggaatagatggcagatga